Sequence from the Nocardia brasiliensis genome:
ACGTTTCACCGCGTTATAGTCGACGCCTTTTTGCCTGTCCCCGAACCGCTTTCGAATCGCCTCGGCATACTGGGGGTGCTTGGCGCGTACCACCGACATTGCCGCGGTGAGGTCATCGAGTAGCTCGGCCCACAGCGACTCACCTTCGAGTGCCTTCCGAACGTCCTCGGTGGAGTACTGCACGTTTCTCGCGAAGCGCACGTTCTTCTCCGCTTCGGCTGAGGCGATCTTGTGCCCGTGCTTCACCAGCAGCCGATACGACAGGTAATCGTCGGAAGCCGCGATTTTGGCTTGGACTGATTCGCTGGTCAGAATCCACAGCCATAGCTCTTGTCCGAGGTCGCCGACGTCGATCACGCCGGGCCATTCCCTGACTACCGCGCTGGAGGCGCGAGCTATCAGCTTTTGTACCTTTCGGGTATCCAATGCTCCCCTACACCTGCCACACGCGGCCGTCGACTGTGAACTTGTTTCCCTCGATCGGAATGTGTTCGGGCCGAACATGATTGCCGTCGACAGTGAGAATCCCGAACCCGAGCTGCCAGTTCGGCGCTGCACCTTTGAGGTACCCGGCCTGCTTGGTGTCCATCAGGTGCCCGACTTCGAAACCGACGTAGGTCTGATCGACCCTTCCGTCGAAGCCTGTCGAGGCCGGCTGGATGCCCTGGCGGTGTGTGTGCCCCATGACGACGCTGCGGCCGAACTTTCTGGCCGCGTTGGCTGCGGTCTTGCCTGCGTCCTGGCTCAGTCGGATACCGCCCAGATGCCCGTGAGTCGAGATCCAGCCTGGCGCGATGTGATGGAAGGCCGGTAGCAGCTGCACACCAAACCCGTTGAAATCCAACAGCTCTGGCAAATCAAAAGCCCCGGACTCTGCGAGCGCCGGGGCGTATTTGCTCAGATATTCTCTTGGTCTCAGATCATGGTTTCCCTCGTGGACACCGATTGGCCCGGAGTAGACCTGCCGTAATGGTCCGAGGAAGCGACGTTTGGCCTGTTCGCAGTCTTCGAGGACGCTGCCCTCGAACTCGCCGGCCGTGCCCTTGTTCCATCTGCTCGGCTGCGGGAAATCCATCAGATCACCGATGTGCACAACCGAATCCGGCTGCGTCTCCCCGATGTATCGGATCACCGCCTTGACCGCTTTTCGGTGGTCGTAGGGGATCTGAGTATCGGAGATGATGACGATGCGCCGCGTCAAGCAATCACCTCGGTGAACGGCGCGTAGTCGTCGTCGTTGCCATCTGTCTCGAACCGCTCGCTAACCGGGCCGCTGGCTGCGTAGGAGGTCCGGAAGGTGGTTCCATCCACCTTCACGATTCCGTCGCCTTCGATGTCGGCGACTTCCACGCGCTCGGGCACATCTTCCAAGCGGCCCCACACCCGTGGGAGACGGCGGGCCGAAG
This genomic interval carries:
- a CDS encoding metallophosphoesterase; protein product: MTRRIVIISDTQIPYDHRKAVKAVIRYIGETQPDSVVHIGDLMDFPQPSRWNKGTAGEFEGSVLEDCEQAKRRFLGPLRQVYSGPIGVHEGNHDLRPREYLSKYAPALAESGAFDLPELLDFNGFGVQLLPAFHHIAPGWISTHGHLGGIRLSQDAGKTAANAARKFGRSVVMGHTHRQGIQPASTGFDGRVDQTYVGFEVGHLMDTKQAGYLKGAAPNWQLGFGILTVDGNHVRPEHIPIEGNKFTVDGRVWQV